One window of Populus nigra chromosome 5, ddPopNigr1.1, whole genome shotgun sequence genomic DNA carries:
- the LOC133694944 gene encoding U-box domain-containing protein 3-like produces the protein MDTSSVRCLINTISRFIHLVSCQTRKFMPIQKDYKSMVMMLKHLKPVLDGVFDYGISSDEVLCKECEELDTTVNEAREFMENWCPQMSKICSVQQSEALLKKIQSSALEICQILCRLLQSSPSASTLTIVQHCMQELQGLKHETITELIEEALRSLSDDVSPCTNHLMKLTETLGLTSNQELLKESVAVEKERINVKVNKAKGDLDQIDQIVDLISHIRNWLLKVERFDPKSGAPIPPYFRCPLSLELMLDPVIVASGQTYDRVSIRKWLDHGLSICPRTRQTLSHTNVIPNYTVKAMIANWCEENNVRVSSDSVPSHHDLLHLDSFRYRCSLHSSNSTSRSSIEVGNGFEKQKIGVSSRLSGEEFNRYHVMGIESFERPSHELSYIHSRSESTSSAISSIEYVPPASDEMLKLLTMHDNVNDLSGEITFECPAVSPSNKVKGFSPCLSGRQFHSPKYDMASNGSHNYSRTNSLQFSDSGSHDLCTTSQVKKLVEGLKSQSNEVKTKAAEELRLLAKHNVENRIIIGHSGAIRPLLSLLYSEVKITQEHAATAVLNLSINEENKAMIAEAGAIEPLIHVLRSGNDGAKENSAAALFSLSVLEEYKAKIGRSGAVKALVDLLACGTIRGKKDAATALFNLSIFHENKARIVQAGAVKYLVELMDPVTGMVDKAVALLANLSTISEGRMAIAKAGGIPLLVEVVESGSQRGKENAASILMQLCLNSPKFCTLVLQEGAVPPLVALSQSGTPRAKEKAQQLLSHFRSQREGSAGKGKS, from the exons ATGGACACATCATCTGTAAGATGTCTTATCAACACTATTTCTCGATTCATTCATCTTGTTTCATGTCAGACAAGGAAGTTTATGCCTATTCAAAAGGATTATAAGAGCATGGTTATGATGTTGAAGCATTTGAAACCAGTTCTTGATGGAGTTTTTGATTACGGCATATCTTCAGATGAAGTCCTATGTAAAGAGTGTGAAGAACTTGATACAACTGTTAATGAGGCTCGTGAATTTATGGAGAACTGGTGTCCACAGATGAGCAAGATTTGCAGC GTCCAGCAAAGTGAAGCACTGTTGAAGAAAATCCAGAGCTCTGCGCTGGAGATTTGTCAAATATTATGTAGATTGTTGCAGAGTTCTCCATCCGCTTCAACTTTAACTATTGTTCAG CACTGTATGCAGGAACTTCAAGGTTTGAAACACGAAACAATAACAGAACTTATAGAAGAGGCTCTGAGAAGTCTAAGCGATGATGTTTCTCCTTGCACTAATCATCTTATGAAACTTACTGAAACACTTGGTTTAACATCAAATCAGGAACTCTTGAAAGAAAGTGTGGCAGTGGAGAAGGAGAGGATCAATGTTAAAGTCAATAAAGCAAAAGGGGACTTGGATCAAATTGACCAAATTGTGGATCTGATCTCTCACATACGTAATTGGTTGCTTAAAGTTGAGCGCTTTGATCCTAAGAGTGGTGCCCCAATTCCTCCGTACTTTCGGTGTCCATTATCTTTGGAGCTCATGCTAGACCCAGTGATCGTGGCTTCTGGTCAAACTTATGATAGGGTGTCCATCCGGAAGTGGCTTGATCATGGGCTGAGCATATGCCCTAGGACCCGTCAGACACTCTCTCACACAAATGTCATTCCCAATTACACTGTCAAAGCTATGATAGCAAATTGGTGTGAGGAAAACAATGTAAGAGTTTCAAGCGACTCTGTCCCATCACATCATGATTTATTGCACTTGGATAGTTTTCGTTATCGTTGTTCTTTGCACAGTAGCAATTCTACATCAAGATCATCCATTGAAGTTGGGAATGGATTTGAGAAACAGAAGATTGGTGTTTCATCTAGATTAAGTGGTGAAGAATTTAATCGGTATCATGTCATGGGGATTGAAAGCTTTGAGCGCCCATCCCACGAACTTTCATATATACATAGCAGGAGTGAATCAACCTCAAGTGCCATCTCCAGTATTGAATATGTGCCTCCAGCATCAGATGAGATGTTGAAGTTATTAACCATGCATGACAATGTGAATGACTTGTCAGGAGAGATAACTTTTGAATGTCCTGCTGTTTCTCCTTCCAATAAAGTAAAGGGATTTTCTCCCTGTTTATCAGGAAGGCAATTTCACAGTCCTAAATATGATATGGCCAGCAATGGAAGCCATAACTATAGCAGAACAAACTCCCTTCAGTTTTCCGACTCAGGTTCTCATGATCTATGTACAACTTCTCAAGTCAAGAAGTTGGTTGAAGGGCTTAAAAGCCAATCAAATGAAGTAAAGACTAAAGCGGCTGAAGAACTAAGGCTTCTAGCAAAGCACAATGTCGAGAATCGCATCATTATAGGCCATTCTGGTGCTATCAGACCATTACTTTCACTGCTGTACTCAGAAGTGAAGATAACCCAGGAACATGCTGCCACAGCCGTGTTGAATCTATCAATCAACGAAGAAAATAAAGCCATGATTGCAGAAGCAGGAGCAATAGAACCACTTATTCATGTCTTAAGATCAGGAAATGATGGTGCCAAAGAGAATTCTGCAGCAGCTCTATTTAGCCTTTCTGTTTTAGAAGAATACAAAGCCAAGATAGGCCGTTCTGGTGCTGTCAAAGCCTTGGTGGATCTTCTTGCCTGTGGGACTATAAGAGGTAAAAAGGATGCGGCTACTGCCTTGTTTAACCTTTCAATCTTTCATGAAAACAAGGCTCGAATAGTTCAAGCAGGAGCTGTGAAGTATCTAGTTGAGTTGATGGATCCTGTCACTGGGATGGTTGACAAGGCAGTCGCTCTTCTTGCAAACTTGTCAACAATCAGCGAAGGACGCATGGCCATTGCAAAAGCAGGAGGCATCCCATTGCTGGTTGAGGTTGTCGAATCAGGATCTCAAAGAGGAAAGGAGAACGCTGCCTCCATACTGATGCAGCTGTGCCTTAATAGTCCCAAGTTTTGTACCCTTGTTTTGCAAGAAGGGGCTGTTCCTCCACTTGTTGCATTGTCCCAGTCAGGCACCCCAAGAGCGAAGGAAAAG GCCCAGCAGCTTCTCAGTCACTTCCGTAGTCAGAGAGAAGGTTCCGCAGGAAAGGGTAAATCATGA